Within Conexibacter woesei DSM 14684, the genomic segment GGGCGCGATGACGGAGCGGACGGTCCTGATCACCGACCACAGCTGGCCGACCGTCGAGATCGAGCGCGACGTGCTCGCGCGCGTCGGCGCGCGGATCGTCGAGCCGCGATCGGGCGACGAGCAGGAGCTGGTCGAGCTGGCCCGCGGCGCGAGCGCGATCATGACGTGCTTCGCGCAGGTGCCGGCGCGCGTGATCGACAGCGCGCCCGGGCTGCAGGTCGTCGGCCGGTTCGGGATCGGCGTCGACAACATCGCCGTCGACGCCGCCACCCGCCGCGGGATCCCGGTGACGAACGTGCCGGTCTACTGCCTCGACGAGGTCGCCGAGCACGTGCTGGCGCTCGCCCTCACGCTCCGCCGCCGCACGCTCGACTTCGACCGCGCCGTGCGCGACGGCGACTGGACGCTGAAGACGGGCATGCCGATGCACCGGATCAGCGGGCAGACGCTCGGGATCCTCGGCTACGGCAAGATCGGCGCCGCCGTCGCCGCGCGCGCCAGAGCGCTCGGAATGCACGTCGTCGCCAACAGCCGCTCCGTCCCCGCGGGGCGGACGTACGACGACGGGGTGGAGGCGGTCGACCTCGACGAGCTGGCCGCGCGGTCGGACGTGCTGACACTGCACGCGCCGCTCCTGGACGCCACCCGCCACGTGGTCGACGCGGCCTTCATCGCACGGATGAAGCGAACCGCGGTGCTGATCAACACGGCGCGCGGGCCGCTCGTCGACCAGGACGCGCTCGCCCGCGCGCTGCGCGAGGGGCGAATCGCAGGCGCCGGGCTCGACGTCTTCGAT encodes:
- a CDS encoding phosphoglycerate dehydrogenase family protein, whose amino-acid sequence is MTERTVLITDHSWPTVEIERDVLARVGARIVEPRSGDEQELVELARGASAIMTCFAQVPARVIDSAPGLQVVGRFGIGVDNIAVDAATRRGIPVTNVPVYCLDEVAEHVLALALTLRRRTLDFDRAVRDGDWTLKTGMPMHRISGQTLGILGYGKIGAAVAARARALGMHVVANSRSVPAGRTYDDGVEAVDLDELAARSDVLTLHAPLLDATRHVVDAAFIARMKRTAVLINTARGPLVDQDALARALREGRIAGAGLDVFDPEHLPPGHPLLSAPNAVLTPHVAYYSEESVADLRRASAEAVAAVLGGRAAASVVNADALAARAA